One segment of Panicum virgatum strain AP13 chromosome 1K, P.virgatum_v5, whole genome shotgun sequence DNA contains the following:
- the LOC120649675 gene encoding dof zinc finger protein DOF5.6-like isoform X2 has translation MMAGAPPMHICMDSDWLKGIVPEEPGMGSSSPSAADRRLRPQHDQPLKCPRCESTHTKFCYYNNYSLSQPRYFCKTCRRYWTKGGSLRNVPVGGGCRKNKRASAKKPAAPPMLQAHGRQVVAETGLHLSFSGMQQLPPPPPAAADPLCSLGLLDWKYDPILAGSSGGALDGASSEAHFAGAGMMGIPGGGECHALSALRYAAGLGDHLQLQGLPFGGRAEHDAVEAKPAAAERLLSLDWYGEASRAPESAISSLGALGLWSGMIGGAHQHHGSSAAI, from the exons ATGATGGCCGGGGCACCGCCGATGCACATCTGCATGGACTCGGACTGGCTCAAG GGCATCGTCCCCGAGGAGCCCGGGATggggtcgtcgtcgccgt cggcggcggaccggcgcCTGCGGCCGCAGCACGACCAGCCGCTCAAGTGCCCGCGGTGCGAGTCCACGCACACCAAGTTCTGCTACTACAACAACTACAGCCTCTCGCAGCCGCGCTACTTCTGCAAGACGTGCCGCCGCTACTGGACCAAGGGCGGCTCGCTCCGCAACGtccccgtcggcggcggctgccgcaaGAACAAGCGCGCCAGCGCCAAGaaacccgccgcgccgccgatgcTGCAGGCGCACGGGCGGCAGGTGGTGGCGGAGACCGGCCTCCACCTGTCCTTCTCCGGCATgcagcagctgccgccgcctccgcccgccgctgcgGACCCGCTGTGCAGCCTCGGCCTCCTGGACTGGAAGTACGACCCGATCCTCGCAGGATCGTCCGGCGGCGCGCTGGATGGCGCCAGCTCCGAGGCGCACTTCGCGGGGGCCGGCATGATGGgcatccccggcggcggcgagtgccACGCGCTGAGCGCGCTCCGGTACGCGGCCGGCCTGGGCGACCacctgcagctgcaggggcTGCCGTTCGGGGGGCGCGCCGAGCACGACGCCGTGGAGgcgaagccggcggcggcggagaggctgCTGTCGCTGGACTGGTACGGCGAGGCGAGCCGCGCGCCGGAGAGCGCCATCAGCTCGCTGGGCGCGCTGGGCCTGTGGAGCGGCATGATCGGCGGCGCGCACCAGCACCACGGCTCCTCCGCGGCCATCTGA
- the LOC120649675 gene encoding dof zinc finger protein DOF5.6-like isoform X1 → MMAGAPPMHICMDSDWLKGIVPEEPGMGSSSPSAELIACPRSVHAAAADRRLRPQHDQPLKCPRCESTHTKFCYYNNYSLSQPRYFCKTCRRYWTKGGSLRNVPVGGGCRKNKRASAKKPAAPPMLQAHGRQVVAETGLHLSFSGMQQLPPPPPAAADPLCSLGLLDWKYDPILAGSSGGALDGASSEAHFAGAGMMGIPGGGECHALSALRYAAGLGDHLQLQGLPFGGRAEHDAVEAKPAAAERLLSLDWYGEASRAPESAISSLGALGLWSGMIGGAHQHHGSSAAI, encoded by the exons ATGATGGCCGGGGCACCGCCGATGCACATCTGCATGGACTCGGACTGGCTCAAG GGCATCGTCCCCGAGGAGCCCGGGATggggtcgtcgtcgccgtcggcggAGCTGATCGCGTGCCCGCGGTCGGtgcacgccgcggcggcggaccggcgcCTGCGGCCGCAGCACGACCAGCCGCTCAAGTGCCCGCGGTGCGAGTCCACGCACACCAAGTTCTGCTACTACAACAACTACAGCCTCTCGCAGCCGCGCTACTTCTGCAAGACGTGCCGCCGCTACTGGACCAAGGGCGGCTCGCTCCGCAACGtccccgtcggcggcggctgccgcaaGAACAAGCGCGCCAGCGCCAAGaaacccgccgcgccgccgatgcTGCAGGCGCACGGGCGGCAGGTGGTGGCGGAGACCGGCCTCCACCTGTCCTTCTCCGGCATgcagcagctgccgccgcctccgcccgccgctgcgGACCCGCTGTGCAGCCTCGGCCTCCTGGACTGGAAGTACGACCCGATCCTCGCAGGATCGTCCGGCGGCGCGCTGGATGGCGCCAGCTCCGAGGCGCACTTCGCGGGGGCCGGCATGATGGgcatccccggcggcggcgagtgccACGCGCTGAGCGCGCTCCGGTACGCGGCCGGCCTGGGCGACCacctgcagctgcaggggcTGCCGTTCGGGGGGCGCGCCGAGCACGACGCCGTGGAGgcgaagccggcggcggcggagaggctgCTGTCGCTGGACTGGTACGGCGAGGCGAGCCGCGCGCCGGAGAGCGCCATCAGCTCGCTGGGCGCGCTGGGCCTGTGGAGCGGCATGATCGGCGGCGCGCACCAGCACCACGGCTCCTCCGCGGCCATCTGA